In one Bradyrhizobium sp. 4 genomic region, the following are encoded:
- a CDS encoding sugar-binding domain-containing protein — MAAENEKTRLDDAARAGWLYFIAGHTQDEIAKMLQVSRASAQRLVSLCLAERLITFRLEHPIAACMELAARLKERFELTHCEVVPADSAAPQATAGIAERCANLLDSTLRSETPVIVALGTGRAVRAAVERVTPIDRPNHQIVSLVGNISADGSAGFYDTVGRLADRTGARHYPMPLPFLMSSEDERNKMVRIEPIAKVKAVAAKADLRLVGIGQMDQKAQVHVDGFVTRDELFEMMRQGAIGEITGWAYDSKGRLLKAGTNRRLTSIPPEVPAKTTTIGAAVGAAKVPAIAAALNGQLINGLITDEATARAILER, encoded by the coding sequence ATGGCCGCCGAGAACGAAAAGACCAGGCTCGATGACGCCGCGCGTGCCGGCTGGCTGTATTTCATTGCCGGTCACACCCAGGACGAGATCGCGAAGATGCTCCAGGTGTCGCGCGCGTCGGCGCAGCGGCTGGTGTCGCTGTGTCTCGCCGAACGGCTCATCACCTTCCGGCTGGAACATCCCATCGCCGCGTGCATGGAATTGGCGGCGCGTCTGAAGGAGCGTTTCGAGCTTACCCATTGCGAGGTGGTGCCGGCAGATTCCGCTGCGCCCCAGGCCACAGCAGGCATTGCCGAACGCTGCGCCAACCTGCTCGATTCCACCCTGCGTTCGGAGACCCCCGTCATCGTCGCGCTCGGCACGGGACGCGCCGTGCGCGCCGCGGTCGAGCGCGTCACGCCGATCGACCGGCCCAATCACCAGATCGTCTCGCTGGTCGGCAATATCTCCGCCGACGGTTCCGCTGGCTTCTACGACACCGTCGGCCGGCTCGCCGACCGCACCGGCGCGCGGCACTATCCGATGCCGCTGCCGTTCCTGATGTCGTCCGAGGACGAGCGCAACAAGATGGTCCGGATCGAGCCGATCGCGAAGGTGAAGGCGGTCGCGGCCAAGGCAGATTTGCGCCTCGTCGGCATCGGCCAGATGGACCAGAAGGCGCAGGTCCATGTCGACGGCTTCGTCACCCGCGACGAATTGTTCGAGATGATGCGGCAAGGGGCAATCGGCGAGATCACCGGCTGGGCTTATGATTCCAAGGGCCGCCTGCTGAAGGCCGGCACCAACAGGCGCCTGACCAGCATCCCGCCGGAAGTACCCGCGAAGACCACGACGATCGGCGCCGCGGTCGGTGCGGCCAAGGTGCCGGCGATCGCGGCGGCGTTGAATGGACAGTTGATCAACGGGCTGATCACGGACGAGGCGACCGCAAGGGCGATTCTGGAGCGCTGA
- a CDS encoding cbb3-type cytochrome c oxidase subunit I, whose product MKYQTQKVAMLYFYGALTLFLAQVLFGLLAGTIYVLPNTLSVLLPFNIVRMIHTNALIVWSLIGFMGATYFLLPEETETELYSPLLAKIQFWMFFGAAGVAVVGYLFHYHEGREFLEQPFIIKVGIVVVCLMFLFNVTMTALKGRKTTVTNILLFGLWGVAIFFLFAFYNPANLAVDKMYWWYVVHLWVEGVWELIMASVLAYLMIKLNGIDREVIEKWLYVIIGLALFSGILGTGHHFYWIGAPGYWQWIGSLFSTLEVAPFFTMVIFTVQMTWKAGRKHPNRAALLWSVGCSVMAFLGAGVWGFLHTLSSVNYYTHGTQVTAAHGHLAFFGAYVMLNLAVMAYAIPQIKGRAPYNQWLSMTSFWIMCTAMMTMTFALTFAGVVQVHLQRVLGQGYMDVQDQLAFFYWVRLGSGVFVAISALMFVWAVLVPGRERQATIPAALQPAE is encoded by the coding sequence ATGAAATATCAAACCCAGAAAGTCGCGATGCTGTATTTCTACGGCGCGCTGACCCTGTTCCTGGCCCAGGTCCTGTTCGGCCTCCTCGCCGGGACCATCTACGTCCTGCCCAACACGCTATCGGTGCTGCTGCCGTTCAACATCGTCAGGATGATCCACACCAACGCGCTGATCGTGTGGTCGCTGATCGGCTTCATGGGCGCGACCTACTTCCTGCTGCCTGAGGAAACCGAGACCGAGCTGTACAGCCCGCTGCTCGCAAAGATCCAGTTCTGGATGTTCTTTGGCGCGGCGGGCGTCGCGGTGGTGGGCTATCTCTTCCACTACCACGAGGGCCGCGAGTTCCTTGAGCAGCCCTTCATCATCAAGGTCGGCATCGTCGTCGTCTGCCTGATGTTCCTGTTCAACGTGACCATGACCGCGCTCAAGGGGCGCAAGACCACGGTCACCAACATCCTGCTGTTCGGCCTGTGGGGCGTTGCGATCTTCTTCCTGTTCGCCTTCTACAATCCGGCGAACCTCGCCGTCGACAAGATGTACTGGTGGTACGTCGTCCATCTCTGGGTCGAGGGTGTCTGGGAGCTGATCATGGCCTCCGTGCTCGCCTATCTCATGATCAAGCTCAATGGCATCGATCGCGAGGTGATCGAGAAGTGGCTCTACGTCATCATCGGCCTCGCGCTGTTCTCGGGGATTCTCGGCACCGGCCACCATTTCTACTGGATCGGCGCGCCCGGCTACTGGCAGTGGATCGGCTCGCTGTTCTCGACGCTCGAGGTCGCGCCGTTCTTCACGATGGTGATCTTCACGGTGCAGATGACCTGGAAGGCCGGCCGCAAGCATCCGAACCGCGCCGCACTGCTGTGGTCGGTCGGCTGTTCGGTGATGGCGTTCTTGGGGGCCGGCGTCTGGGGTTTCCTGCACACGCTGTCCTCGGTGAACTACTACACCCACGGCACCCAGGTCACCGCCGCGCACGGCCATCTCGCCTTCTTCGGCGCTTATGTGATGCTCAATCTTGCCGTGATGGCTTACGCCATCCCGCAGATCAAGGGACGCGCGCCCTATAACCAGTGGCTCAGCATGACGAGCTTCTGGATCATGTGCACGGCCATGATGACCATGACATTCGCGCTGACCTTTGCCGGCGTGGTCCAGGTCCATCTCCAGCGCGTGCTCGGTCAGGGCTACATGGACGTGCAGGACCAGCTCGCCTTCTTCTACTGGGTGCGGCTCGGCTCCGGTGTGTTCGTCGCGATCTCCGCGCTGATGTTCGTCTGGGCCGTGCTGGTGCCCGGCCGCGAAAGGCAGGCGACCATTCCCGCCGCGCTGCAGCCGGCCGAGTAA
- a CDS encoding HAD family hydrolase — protein sequence MDQGRRKPDLIIFDCDGVLVDSELLSCRCLSDVLAECGLALSPEQALELFLGRSTKAVEQHYRDLGQVVPDGFLPRLKSHVLSTFAGSLQPIAGVAALVSELRTPFCVASSSDIDRIALSLDVTGLRAHFGERIYTAQMVRHGKPAPDLFLHAAERTGVQPARTLVIEDSASGVLAGKAAGMTVWGFAGGSHYRGRDGHAILSGAGADRVFARMIDFWKDA from the coding sequence ATGGACCAGGGCCGGCGGAAACCCGATCTGATCATCTTCGACTGCGACGGCGTGCTGGTCGATAGTGAGCTGTTGAGCTGTCGGTGTCTGTCCGACGTGCTGGCCGAATGCGGCCTCGCGCTGAGCCCGGAGCAGGCGCTCGAACTCTTTCTCGGACGCAGCACCAAAGCGGTCGAGCAGCATTATCGGGATCTCGGGCAGGTCGTGCCGGACGGCTTTCTGCCGCGCTTGAAGTCGCATGTGTTGAGCACGTTCGCCGGATCACTCCAGCCGATCGCGGGTGTTGCCGCCTTGGTATCGGAATTGCGGACACCATTCTGCGTGGCCTCGTCCAGCGACATCGACCGTATCGCGCTCTCCCTTGACGTCACCGGCCTGCGGGCGCATTTCGGCGAGCGGATCTACACCGCACAGATGGTCAGGCACGGCAAGCCGGCGCCGGATCTCTTTCTCCACGCGGCAGAGCGGACGGGCGTGCAACCTGCGCGCACGCTGGTGATCGAGGACAGTGCGAGCGGCGTGCTGGCGGGTAAGGCGGCCGGCATGACCGTCTGGGGATTTGCCGGCGGCAGCCATTATCGCGGACGCGACGGGCACGCTATATTGTCGGGTGCGGGGGCCGACCGGGTCTTCGCGCGCATGATTGATTTCTGGAAGGACGCCTGA
- a CDS encoding cytochrome c oxidase subunit 3 family protein, producing the protein MSSADCEPQGTGWGILDDLPGDPMIWVLIFSELAAFGLFLGTFTVARAIHPAVFAAGQAALDPGLAGLNTIVLVTSGWAAARATKAARASERRATRYWLFTAMGLGGLFVAVKLAEYAEEIGRGIGIETSPFFTLYFLLTGFHLLHVCLGIIILALVCRRAEAFGVETGTAFWHMVDLVWIVMFPILYLVR; encoded by the coding sequence ATGTCGTCAGCCGATTGCGAACCACAGGGAACGGGTTGGGGAATTCTGGACGATCTTCCCGGCGATCCCATGATCTGGGTGCTGATCTTCAGCGAACTCGCCGCCTTCGGTCTGTTTCTCGGTACCTTCACGGTCGCCCGCGCGATCCATCCCGCCGTGTTCGCGGCGGGGCAGGCGGCGCTTGATCCGGGTCTCGCCGGATTGAACACTATCGTGCTGGTGACGAGCGGTTGGGCCGCGGCCCGGGCTACGAAGGCCGCGCGGGCCAGCGAGAGGCGGGCGACACGATACTGGCTGTTCACAGCCATGGGGCTTGGTGGCCTGTTCGTGGCGGTCAAGCTCGCCGAATATGCCGAAGAGATCGGACGCGGCATCGGAATTGAAACCAGCCCCTTCTTCACACTCTACTTCCTCCTGACCGGCTTCCATCTCCTGCACGTCTGCCTCGGCATCATCATCCTCGCATTGGTCTGCCGCCGCGCTGAAGCGTTCGGCGTCGAGACGGGAACGGCCTTCTGGCACATGGTCGATCTGGTCTGGATCGTGATGTTCCCGATTCTTTATCTGGTGCGGTGA
- a CDS encoding VWA domain-containing protein, whose amino-acid sequence MLDFLELEETVGRAWHRMVGGTASYPVHDDHVVALAEVRGRLAVMFRALGGETGVQIASAGARRAGHRLGWRQRIGLGDERLEQPGRDAATVFLPDRIAIFADRGLNACLYRWLAAWFAVAPIETITEDDPLRRDLLVLRRASETAVFVLTQFPGLAADYAQLAAAMAEARPRRPLPRLEQEIEQIALALLGAGKAPAGRLWPAMMGTGPLPDKAPPGYRSVLPCPLWGDCWTRELSPAHAGDDACAPGAGAATQDNRKRFAVRERENNANRRDPFVLNRFEKILAMAEMVNVDRPADDNEDEDAQKAADDLEEITLSRRSGKPASRLKFDLDLPPEALDASPLNADLTYPEWDYRSSSYLPDHCHVLAGAASETGETWSPDESMRRHIRQVRRRFEILRPRRELMRAQADGHDLDLDALVRARCDLRAGSGGGLDRIHVAMRPQGHDLAVTLLVDVSLSTDAWVEGHRVLDVEKEALLVLAHGLSACGDHHSILTFTSRRRSWVRLETVKAFGEPMGGAVERRIGALKPGYYTRIGAAVRHASAELARQPQRKKLLLVLTDGKPNDVDHYEGRFAVEDTRKSVQEARRLGIAAFGVTVDATAQSYFPTLFGRGGYAIVGNIRRLPAALPAIYRQVAH is encoded by the coding sequence ATGCTCGACTTCCTCGAATTGGAGGAGACGGTCGGCCGTGCCTGGCACCGGATGGTCGGCGGCACCGCGAGCTATCCGGTTCACGATGATCACGTGGTCGCGCTCGCAGAGGTGAGAGGCCGGCTCGCGGTGATGTTCCGTGCGCTTGGGGGCGAGACGGGTGTTCAGATCGCAAGCGCAGGCGCACGCAGAGCGGGCCATCGGCTCGGCTGGCGGCAACGCATCGGCCTTGGAGACGAACGTCTCGAACAGCCGGGCCGCGACGCCGCGACCGTCTTCCTCCCCGATCGCATCGCGATATTTGCCGACCGCGGCCTCAACGCATGCCTCTATCGCTGGCTTGCGGCGTGGTTCGCGGTTGCACCGATCGAGACGATCACGGAGGATGATCCGCTGCGGCGGGACCTTCTGGTCCTGCGCCGGGCGAGCGAGACGGCGGTCTTTGTGCTCACGCAGTTTCCCGGGCTCGCCGCCGATTACGCGCAGCTCGCTGCAGCAATGGCCGAGGCCCGGCCGCGACGTCCATTGCCGCGTCTCGAGCAGGAGATCGAGCAGATCGCTCTCGCCTTGCTCGGGGCCGGAAAGGCGCCCGCGGGCCGGCTGTGGCCGGCGATGATGGGAACAGGTCCGCTGCCGGACAAAGCGCCGCCGGGCTATCGCTCGGTCCTGCCGTGTCCGCTCTGGGGCGATTGCTGGACGCGCGAGCTTTCGCCCGCGCATGCGGGCGACGACGCGTGCGCGCCTGGCGCGGGGGCCGCGACCCAGGACAATCGCAAGCGCTTTGCCGTACGCGAGCGCGAAAACAACGCCAATCGCCGCGATCCCTTCGTGCTCAACCGCTTCGAAAAGATCCTCGCGATGGCCGAGATGGTCAATGTCGACCGTCCGGCCGACGACAACGAGGACGAGGACGCGCAGAAGGCCGCGGACGATCTCGAGGAGATCACGCTCAGTCGTCGCAGCGGCAAGCCGGCGAGCCGGCTCAAATTCGATCTCGACCTGCCGCCGGAAGCCCTTGATGCCTCGCCGCTGAACGCAGATCTCACCTATCCCGAATGGGACTACCGCAGCAGCTCCTACCTGCCCGATCACTGCCACGTGCTCGCGGGCGCCGCGTCCGAGACCGGCGAGACCTGGTCGCCCGACGAGTCCATGCGCCGGCATATCCGTCAGGTGCGGCGGCGCTTCGAGATCTTGCGGCCGCGCCGCGAATTGATGCGCGCCCAGGCCGATGGACACGACCTCGACCTCGACGCGCTCGTGCGCGCGCGGTGCGATCTTCGCGCCGGCAGCGGCGGCGGTCTCGATCGTATCCATGTCGCGATGCGCCCGCAGGGGCACGATCTCGCCGTCACGCTGCTTGTCGATGTCTCGCTCTCGACGGACGCCTGGGTCGAGGGCCATCGCGTGCTCGACGTCGAGAAGGAGGCACTGCTCGTGCTCGCGCACGGCCTGTCGGCCTGCGGCGACCACCATAGCATCCTGACCTTTACGTCCCGCCGACGGTCCTGGGTGCGGCTCGAAACGGTCAAAGCCTTCGGCGAGCCGATGGGCGGGGCAGTGGAGCGTCGTATCGGTGCGCTGAAGCCCGGCTACTACACGCGGATCGGCGCGGCGGTGCGCCACGCCTCGGCCGAGCTCGCCCGTCAGCCGCAGCGCAAGAAGCTGCTGCTCGTCCTCACCGACGGGAAGCCGAACGATGTCGATCACTACGAAGGCCGCTTCGCGGTCGAGGACACCCGCAAATCGGTGCAGGAGGCGCGCCGGCTCGGCATCGCCGCCTTCGGCGTCACGGTGGACGCAACCGCGCAATCCTATTTCCCGACGCTGTTCGGGCGTGGCGGCTACGCCATCGTCGGTAATATCCGCCGACTGCCCGCGGCGCTGCCGGCGATCTACCGGCAGGTGGCGCACTGA
- the mmsB gene encoding multiple monosaccharide ABC transporter permease has protein sequence MTDKTVSLPEERRNGSFIKNNLRNYGMLMSLIAIMLFFQVMTGGTLLQPLNLTNLVLQNSYIVIMALGMLLVIVTGHIDLSVGSVAGFVGAVAAVLMVTYKVDYTLAFIACLLLGAAIGAAQGYWVAYFKIPSFIVTLAGMLVFKGLALAVLQGQSLGPFPATFQKLSSGFIPELLPEAGTLHPTSMLIGAVLALGLVYASARGRSREQLHGIEVEPYAFFLGKSILLACAVFYFTYLIASHRGLPNVLVIMGALIALYGFVTRRTVIGRQIYAVGGNAKAASLSGIKTERLTFLTFVNMGVLAALAGLVFAARLNTATPKAGLGFELDVIAACFIGGASAYGGVGRVGGAVVGAMIMGVMNNGMSILGIGIDYQQVIKGLVLLGAVCIDVYNQRR, from the coding sequence ATGACCGACAAGACGGTTTCGCTGCCCGAGGAGCGCCGGAACGGCAGCTTCATCAAGAACAATCTGCGCAACTACGGCATGCTGATGTCGCTGATCGCGATCATGCTGTTCTTCCAGGTCATGACCGGCGGCACGCTGCTGCAGCCGCTCAACCTGACCAATCTGGTGCTCCAGAACAGCTACATCGTCATCATGGCGCTGGGCATGCTGCTCGTCATCGTCACCGGCCATATCGACCTCTCGGTCGGCTCGGTCGCGGGTTTCGTCGGCGCGGTGGCCGCCGTGCTGATGGTGACATACAAGGTCGACTACACGCTCGCCTTCATCGCCTGCCTGCTGCTGGGCGCGGCAATCGGCGCCGCGCAGGGCTATTGGGTGGCCTATTTCAAGATCCCGTCCTTCATCGTGACGCTAGCGGGCATGTTGGTGTTCAAGGGGCTTGCGCTCGCGGTGTTGCAGGGCCAGTCGCTCGGACCGTTCCCGGCGACCTTCCAGAAACTGTCCTCCGGCTTCATTCCGGAGCTCTTGCCGGAGGCCGGCACCCTGCATCCGACATCCATGCTGATCGGTGCGGTGCTCGCGCTCGGCCTCGTCTACGCCAGCGCCAGGGGAAGGTCGCGCGAGCAGTTGCACGGCATCGAAGTCGAGCCCTACGCGTTCTTCCTCGGCAAGAGCATTCTTCTGGCCTGCGCCGTGTTCTATTTCACCTATCTGATTGCCTCGCATCGCGGCCTGCCCAACGTGCTGGTGATCATGGGTGCGTTGATCGCGCTCTACGGCTTCGTCACCCGCCGCACCGTGATCGGCCGGCAAATCTATGCGGTCGGCGGCAACGCCAAGGCCGCAAGCCTGTCGGGCATCAAGACGGAACGGTTGACCTTCCTCACCTTCGTCAACATGGGCGTGCTCGCCGCGCTCGCCGGCCTCGTCTTCGCCGCGCGCCTCAACACCGCAACGCCGAAGGCGGGTCTCGGCTTCGAGCTCGACGTCATCGCCGCCTGCTTCATCGGCGGCGCCTCAGCCTATGGCGGGGTCGGCCGCGTCGGCGGTGCCGTGGTCGGCGCCATGATCATGGGTGTGATGAACAACGGCATGTCCATCCTCGGCATCGGCATCGACTATCAGCAGGTCATCAAGGGCCTGGTCCTGCTTGGGGCAGTGTGCATCGACGTTTATAATCAGCGGAGATGA
- a CDS encoding CbbQ/NirQ/NorQ/GpvN family protein — MKAALHALATPAPALPAYVASGNECVLFEHAWRHRLPVLLKGPTGCGKTRFVAHMAARLGLPLHTVACHDDLTAADLTGRYLLRGGDTVWTDGPLTRAVREGGICYLDEVVEARKDVTVVLHPLTDDRRILPLERTGEELVAPASFMLVVSYNPGYQTLLKELKPSTRQRFVAIEFAFLPAEQEIAVVSAESGLPPDRVRPLVALAGRLRALKGHDLEEGVSTRLVVYCATLIAAGVSIADAVLAGMIEPLTDDSDVKAALLDVTRAVIG, encoded by the coding sequence ATGAAAGCAGCTCTTCACGCCTTGGCCACGCCGGCACCCGCGCTACCGGCCTATGTCGCAAGCGGCAACGAATGCGTGCTGTTCGAGCATGCCTGGCGGCACCGGCTTCCGGTCCTGCTGAAAGGGCCGACCGGTTGCGGCAAGACACGTTTCGTCGCGCATATGGCGGCACGGCTGGGCTTGCCGCTGCACACCGTCGCCTGCCACGACGATCTCACCGCCGCCGATCTCACCGGCCGCTATCTGCTGAGGGGCGGCGACACCGTGTGGACCGACGGTCCGTTGACGCGCGCGGTCCGCGAGGGCGGCATCTGCTATCTCGACGAGGTGGTGGAAGCCCGCAAGGACGTCACCGTCGTGCTGCATCCGCTCACCGACGACCGCCGTATCCTGCCGCTGGAGCGAACCGGCGAGGAGCTTGTTGCTCCCGCGAGCTTCATGCTCGTCGTCTCCTACAATCCCGGTTACCAGACCCTGCTCAAGGAGTTGAAGCCCTCGACGCGGCAGCGCTTCGTCGCCATCGAGTTCGCCTTCCTGCCGGCCGAGCAGGAGATTGCGGTGGTGTCGGCCGAGAGCGGGCTGCCGCCGGATCGCGTACGGCCGCTGGTCGCGCTTGCCGGACGTCTGCGGGCGCTGAAGGGGCATGATCTGGAGGAGGGCGTCTCGACCCGGCTCGTGGTGTATTGCGCGACCTTGATTGCGGCGGGAGTCTCGATCGCCGATGCCGTGCTCGCCGGCATGATTGAGCCGCTGACCGACGATTCCGACGTCAAGGCGGCGCTGCTGGATGTCACGCGCGCCGTGATTGGGTGA
- a CDS encoding cytochrome C oxidase subunit IV family protein, with translation MPDRLDITWIALIGLALATILVPPLVPRPLLGNALLLALAAVKGRRIVLDFLDLRAAPALWRGLVSAWILIVVLFAWLTSAVVALI, from the coding sequence ATGCCGGATCGCCTGGACATCACCTGGATCGCGCTGATCGGCCTCGCGCTCGCGACCATCCTGGTGCCGCCGCTGGTGCCGCGGCCACTGCTCGGCAACGCTCTGCTGCTGGCCTTGGCCGCCGTCAAGGGCCGCCGGATAGTACTCGACTTCCTCGATCTTCGCGCGGCGCCCGCGCTCTGGCGCGGCCTCGTCAGCGCCTGGATCCTCATCGTGGTGCTGTTTGCCTGGCTCACATCCGCCGTCGTCGCCCTGATCTGA
- a CDS encoding sugar ABC transporter substrate-binding protein, with product MKHVLGAVCGASCLLLAVPAMAETTLTIATVNNGDMIRMQGLTAEFTKKNPDISVKWVTLEENVLRQRVTTDIATKGGQFDVLTIGTYEVPIWAKKGWLVPLANLGADYDVADLLPKIKDAVSVDGKLYAAPFYGESSMVMYRTDLFDKAGLKMPEKPTWDFVVDAAKKLTDKSTGVYGICLRGKAGWGENMAFLSAMANSYGARWFDEKWQPQFNTPEWKATLTTYVDLMKQAGPPGASSNGFNENLALFNAGKCAMWIDATVAASFVTNPKDSKVADKVGFAMAPNTGLGKNANWLWAWNLAIPAGSKKAEAAEKFIAWATSKDYTRTVAAKEGWANVPPGTRTSLYQNPDYLKVAPFAKLTLASIDAADPNKPTVKPVPYVGVQYAAIPEFQGIGTQVGQQFSAALAGSMTVDAALTAAQSSTEREMKRAGYIK from the coding sequence GTGAAACACGTCCTCGGCGCCGTCTGCGGCGCGTCTTGCCTGTTGCTGGCCGTCCCTGCGATGGCCGAAACGACCCTGACGATCGCCACCGTGAACAACGGCGACATGATCCGCATGCAGGGGCTGACGGCTGAATTCACCAAGAAGAACCCCGATATATCGGTCAAATGGGTGACGCTTGAGGAGAACGTGCTGCGCCAGCGCGTCACCACCGACATCGCCACCAAGGGCGGCCAGTTCGACGTCCTCACCATCGGCACCTACGAGGTGCCGATCTGGGCCAAGAAGGGCTGGCTGGTGCCGCTCGCGAATCTCGGCGCCGACTACGACGTCGCCGACCTCCTGCCCAAGATCAAGGATGCGGTCTCCGTCGACGGCAAGCTCTACGCCGCGCCGTTCTACGGCGAGAGCTCGATGGTGATGTACCGCACCGACCTGTTCGACAAGGCCGGCCTCAAGATGCCGGAAAAGCCGACCTGGGATTTCGTCGTGGACGCCGCCAAGAAGCTCACCGACAAGAGCACTGGCGTCTACGGCATCTGCCTCCGCGGGAAGGCCGGCTGGGGCGAGAACATGGCGTTCCTCTCCGCCATGGCCAATTCCTATGGCGCACGCTGGTTCGACGAGAAGTGGCAGCCGCAGTTCAACACCCCGGAATGGAAGGCGACACTCACGACCTATGTCGACCTGATGAAGCAGGCCGGCCCTCCTGGTGCGAGCTCGAACGGCTTCAACGAGAACCTGGCGCTGTTCAATGCCGGCAAGTGCGCGATGTGGATCGACGCCACCGTCGCGGCGTCCTTCGTCACCAACCCGAAGGACTCCAAGGTCGCCGACAAGGTCGGCTTTGCGATGGCGCCCAACACCGGGCTCGGCAAGAACGCCAACTGGCTGTGGGCCTGGAATCTCGCAATCCCCGCCGGTTCGAAGAAGGCGGAAGCCGCCGAGAAGTTCATCGCCTGGGCGACGAGCAAGGATTACACCAGGACCGTCGCCGCGAAAGAGGGCTGGGCCAACGTGCCGCCGGGCACCCGAACCTCGCTCTACCAAAATCCTGATTATCTGAAGGTCGCCCCGTTTGCGAAGCTGACGCTGGCCTCGATCGATGCCGCCGATCCGAACAAGCCTACGGTGAAGCCGGTGCCCTACGTCGGCGTGCAATATGCGGCGATCCCCGAATTCCAGGGCATCGGCACGCAGGTGGGCCAGCAGTTCTCGGCCGCGCTTGCGGGATCGATGACGGTCGATGCCGCGCTCACCGCGGCGCAATCCTCAACCGAGCGCGAGATGAAGCGCGCGGGTTATATCAAGTGA
- a CDS encoding cytochrome c has product MAERLTKSAARNVFYGGSAFFFAIFIGLTAHSHYYMATTSTDAATLTSSVARGKHVWEKNSCINCHTLLGEGAYFAPEVGNVWDRWGGKEDPAGARETLKAWMQSQPSGAEGRRQMPQFNLTDQELNDLADFLQWVSTIKRQDWPPNKAG; this is encoded by the coding sequence ATGGCTGAACGCCTGACCAAGTCGGCCGCTCGAAACGTCTTCTACGGCGGCTCGGCTTTTTTCTTCGCCATCTTCATCGGGCTGACGGCGCACAGCCACTACTACATGGCCACGACATCCACGGACGCGGCGACGCTGACGTCGTCGGTCGCCCGCGGCAAGCATGTCTGGGAGAAGAACTCCTGCATCAACTGCCACACCTTGCTCGGTGAAGGCGCCTATTTCGCGCCCGAAGTCGGCAACGTCTGGGATCGATGGGGCGGCAAGGAGGATCCGGCCGGCGCGCGAGAGACGTTGAAGGCCTGGATGCAGTCGCAGCCTTCGGGCGCGGAGGGCCGGCGGCAGATGCCGCAGTTCAACCTCACCGATCAGGAGCTCAACGATCTCGCCGATTTCCTGCAATGGGTGAGCACGATCAAGCGCCAGGATTGGCCGCCGAACAAGGCCGGCTGA
- a CDS encoding sugar ABC transporter permease: MATRQTQLLARTLLTPAVGLLFIWMIVPLALTIYFSTLHYSLLDPGSESFVGLENFRYFLTDPAFLASLQNTLVLVGSVLALTVLLGIPLALLLDQPVIGLNIVRLMVIAPFFVMPTVSALVWKNLLMHPVSGLFAWIASLFGLTPIDWFTDAPLLAVILIVSWQWLPFATLILLTAMQSLDEEQKEAAEMDGASAVSTFIYITLPHLARPITVVILIETIFLLTVFAEIYVTTGGGPGLSTTNIAFLIYSQALIQYDVGTASAGGLVAVVIANVVAFFLVRIVGRNLEA, translated from the coding sequence ATGGCAACCCGGCAGACGCAGCTTCTCGCACGGACGCTCCTGACGCCGGCCGTCGGGCTGCTGTTCATCTGGATGATTGTCCCGCTCGCGTTGACGATCTATTTCTCGACGCTGCATTACAGCCTGCTCGATCCCGGCTCGGAATCGTTCGTCGGGCTGGAAAATTTCCGCTACTTCCTCACCGATCCCGCGTTCCTCGCCTCGCTCCAGAATACGCTGGTGCTGGTCGGCTCGGTGCTGGCGCTGACTGTCCTGCTCGGAATTCCGCTGGCGCTGCTGCTCGATCAGCCCGTGATCGGCCTCAACATCGTGCGGCTGATGGTCATCGCGCCGTTCTTCGTCATGCCGACGGTGAGCGCCTTGGTCTGGAAGAACCTGTTGATGCATCCGGTGTCCGGGCTGTTTGCCTGGATCGCGTCGCTGTTCGGGTTGACGCCGATCGACTGGTTCACCGACGCGCCGCTGCTCGCGGTGATTCTGATCGTGTCTTGGCAATGGCTGCCGTTCGCGACGCTGATTTTGCTCACTGCGATGCAGTCGCTCGACGAGGAGCAGAAGGAGGCCGCCGAAATGGACGGCGCCAGCGCGGTCTCGACCTTCATCTACATTACGCTCCCGCACCTCGCGCGTCCCATCACGGTGGTGATCCTGATCGAGACGATCTTCCTGCTCACCGTCTTTGCCGAAATTTACGTCACCACGGGCGGCGGCCCGGGACTGTCGACCACCAACATCGCTTTCCTGATCTATTCGCAGGCACTGATCCAGTACGATGTCGGCACCGCCTCGGCGGGCGGCCTCGTCGCCGTCGTGATCGCCAACGTCGTAGCTTTCTTCCTGGTCCGCATCGTCGGCCGCAATCTGGAGGCTTGA